The proteins below are encoded in one region of Belonocnema kinseyi isolate 2016_QV_RU_SX_M_011 chromosome 1, B_treatae_v1, whole genome shotgun sequence:
- the LOC117176912 gene encoding phosphoribosylformylglycinamidine synthase-like → MASPLEIIVEASNGASDYGNKFGEPVISGFARSFGMKNAGGERREWIKPIMFSGGMGSMDANMTKKMTPEKEHVRNHP, encoded by the exons ATGGCCTCGCCTCTAGAAATTATCGTCGAGGCCAGCAATGGGGCTTCAGATTACGGAAACAAATTTGGAGAACCAGTGATTTCGGGCTTTGCAAGATCCTTTGGAATGAAAAACGCCGGTGGCGAGAGACGTGAATGGATCAAACCAATCATGTTCAGTGGTGGAATGGGAAGCATGGATGCAAACATGACAAAAAAAATGACACCAGAAAaag agCACGTTAGGAATCATCCATAA